Below is a window of Bordetella genomosp. 9 DNA.
CCTGCTGGCGTTTTCCAACGTGCTGGACCGTGACGCGGCGCGCCTGCGCCAGGTCTATGCACGCGTGAACCTCAGCCCCATGGGCGCGGCGGCCCTGGGCACGTCCAGTTTCCCGATCGACCGCAAGCGCCTGGCCGACCTGCTGGGCTTCGACGGCGTGGTGGACAATTCCTACGACGCCGCGCAGTTTTCGCAGATCGATATCGGCGCGGAAGCCGCCAGCCTGGCCAGCACCATGGCGCTCAGCGTGGGCGCCTTCGTGCAGGACATCCACACCCAGTATCACCAGCCCAAGCCCTGGCTGATGCTCACCGAAGGCAAGCTGACGGGCACCAGCAGCATCATGCCGCAGAAGCGCAATCCCTATGCGCTGAACGACGTGCGGCTGGCCGCCAGCGAAACCGTCGGCGACGCGATGGCCGCGCTGGTGGTGGCGCACAACGTGACGCCCGGCATGCCCGACTACAAGCGCGGGCAGGCGCAGGACGCGGTGGACTCCGCCACGGATATGTACCTGAAGCTGGACGAGATGCTGGGCGGCCTGGTGCTGAACCGCGAACGCGCCCTGGCCGAAGTGGACGCCGATTATTCGACCACCACCGAGCTGGCCGACGTCCTGCAGCGCGACGCCAACGTGCCGTTCCGCATCGGCCATCATTTCGCTTCCGAACTGGTCAGCTACGGCCGCCAGAACAACCTGAAGCCGGCCGACATCCCGTACGCGGAAGCGCAGCGCATCTATGCGGCGTCCGGCAAGGCGAACGGCGTGGACAACGCCAAGCTGCCGCTGGACGAAGCGCGCTTCCGCCAGGTGCTGACCGCGCAGAACATGATCGCTTCCAGCAAGGGCCAGGGCGGTCCGCAGCCCGCCGAAGTCGCGCGCATGCTCGCCGACGCCAAGCAGCGCCTGTCGGTGGACATGACCTGGGTGCAGAGCACGCGCGACCGCCTGACCACCGCGCAGGACAACCTGGACCGGGCCTTCGACGCGGTCGCCAATCCCCCGGCCAAGAAGTAGTCCGTCCCGGCGCGCGGCGATCAGACAGACCGCGCGACAAGGTCGCGCAGCCACTGATGCGCGGGATCGCGGTGCAGCCTTTCATGCCACAGCATGAGCATCTCGAAACCCGCCACTTCCAGGGGCGGCTCGACCACCTGCAGCGCATGGTTGCCGAGCACCAGCCGCGACGGCACCAGGGCCACCAGGTCGGTGCTGGCCAATACGGCCGCCAGGAACAGGAAATGGGGCACCGATAGCGCCACCCGGCGCGTCATGCCCAGCCGCGCCAGCGCTACGTCCGTCACGCCGTGGAAGCCGCCGCCATCCGCCGATACGATGGCGTGGTCGAGTTTGCAGAACTGCGCCAGGGTTGGCCGGCGCTTCAGCCCAGGATGCCCCTTGCGTCCGGCCAGCACGTAGCGCTCGATGAACAGTGAGCGCTGTCTTAGCCCGGGCGGTGCTTCGGCACCGATGTGGAAGGCAAGGTCCACGTCGCCCTGGTCCGCCTGCCGCGCCAGCATGGGAGGATTCAGTTCGAGTATCGCCAGGCGCGAGCGCGGCGCCGCCGCGCGCAAGGCCGCCATGGCCGGCAGCAATATGGTCGATTCGCCGTAGTCGGATGCCGCCGCCCGCCAGGTCTGTTCGGCCCGCGCGGGATCGAATGGACGGCTGGGCGCGACGGCCTGTTCCAGGGCTTCCAGGGCCAGGCGCAGCGGTTCGCGCAGTTCGTCCGCGCGCGCCGTGGGCCGCATGCCGCGTGGGCCGGGCAGCAGCAGCGGGTCGCCGAGCACTTCCCTCAACCGGGCCAGCTGCACGCTCACCGTGGGTTGCGCCAAATGCAGCCGTCGGGCCGCGCGGGTCACGTTGTGTTCGGCCAGCAGGGCATCCAGCGTGACCAGCAGGTTCAGGTCGAGGCGACGCAATGAATTGTTCATGGCAATACCAGGGATTGCAGAAATTCATTTTGAATATACCTGAGGCGTGCCTATCGTATGCCCATACGCACTTGCGAGCCTATGGAGCACCGCCTCATGAATGTCCTGATCGTCTACGCCCATCCCGAGCCTCGTTCCCTGAACGGGGCCATCAGGGACTTCTCCGTCGAACGCCTGCGCCAGGCGGGACATGCCGTACAGGTATCGGACCTGTACGCCATGCGCTGGAAGGCGGTGGTGGATCGTGCCGACAATACCGCGGCGCGGACCGATGCACGCTTCGACGTATCCGCGGATTCGGAGCAGGCTTATGCGAACGGCACGCAGAGCGCCGACATCGCCGGCGAACAGGAGAAGTTGAAATGGGCCGATGCTGTCATCCTGCAGTTCCCGCTCTGGTGGTTTTCGATGCCGGCCATACTCAAGGGCTGGGTCGATCGCGTGTATGCCTGTGGATACGCGTATGGCGTGGGCGAACACTCGGACACGCATTGGGGCGACCGATATGGCGAAGGCATCCTGACCGGCAAGCGGGCCATGCTCGTAGTGACGGCGGGCGGCTGGGCGTCGCACTACGCGCCGCGCGGCATCAATGGGGCGATCGACGACATCCTGTTCCCCATCCAGCACGGCATCCTGTTCTTTCCAGGCTTCGACGTGCTGCCGCCTTATGTGATCTACCGCACGAACCGCGTGGACGCGGCCGGCTTTGCCGGGATCCGTGACACCCTGGGCCAGCGCCTGGACGCGCTGGCGACCACGGAACCCATCCCGTTCCGCAAGCAAAACGGCGGCGATTACCTGATACCCGAGCTGACGCTAAGGCCCGACATCGCGCCCGGGCAGGCCGGAACGGCCATCCATCAGCGTCAGGCCGCGTCGCGGTCGCCGCGCGATTCCCAGAACACCACGCGTTGATGGATCCGGCGCATCAGCATGGATCCGGCCAGGCCGATGACGGCCAGCAGCAGCACGCCGGCGAACATGGTGGCCAGGCTCATGCTGACCGAGGCCGACGCGATCAGGTAGCCCAGGCCCTGTTGCGCGGACAGGAATTCGCCCACGACCGCGCCGATCAGCGCCATCGCCACGCCTATCTGCAGGCCCGAGAAGATATCGCCCGCCGCGGCAGGCAGCTTCACGTGCAGCAGCAGATAGGCCCGGCTGGCGGAAAACGCGCGGCAGGCGTCGAGCAGCTCGGTATCCGTGCGCTTGATGCCGTTGATGGTGTTGACGAACAAGGGAAAGAAGCACACCAGCGCGACCAGCACCACCTTGGACGACATGCCGAAGCCGAACCACACCAGGATGATGGGCCCCAGGGCCACCTTGGGCATGGCCTGCAGGCCGACCAGCAGCGGATACAGGAATCGTTCGAAGGTGCGGGATTCGGCCAGCAGCGCGCCCAGCAGCACGGCCAGGCCGCAGCCGATGACATAGCCGGCCAGCGATTCCGCCAGCGTGGCCCAGATGTGCGGCCACAGCGTGCCATCGGCGAAGCCGCCGTACAGCGCGTGGAACACCGCGCCGGGCGGCGGCAGCAGGTAGTCGGGGATGGCGAAGGCCTGGATGGACCAATGCCAGATCGCGATGAGCACGGCGACGCTGATCAGCGGATAAAGGAAAGAGGTGATGTCTAGGCGTTTCAGCATGGCGGGGGAGGCGGCGGCAGGGCGCGATCAGGCGGCCTGCGCATGGGTGAAGTGGCGGCGCAGATGCTGGCAGGCGGCATTGAAAGCCGCGTCGCCCAGCGTTTCCAGGGTGCGCGGGCGCGGCAGGTCGGGGCGATAGTCTTCGATGATGCGTCCGGGCCGGGGCGACATGACCAGCACGCGGTCGGCCAGGAACACCGCTTCCGGAATGCTGTGGGTGATGAACAGCACCGATTTGCGCTGGGTGCTCCAGATACGCTGCAATTCGAGCGTCAGGGCCTCGCGCGTCAGGGCGTCCAGGGCGGCGAAGGGCTCGTCCATCAGCAGCAGGTCGGGATCGGCCAGCAGCATGCGGGCGATGCCCACGCGTTGCTGCATGCCGCCGGACAGTTCGCCCGGATAGTTGCCGGCGAAGCCGCCCAGCGACACCAGCTCCAGCAGCGACCGCGCGCGTTCGCGCGCCGGTCCCGCCGGCAGGTCCATGGTGCGGGCCGGCAGCAATACGTTGTCCAGCACCGTCTTCCAGGGCAGCAGATTGGGCTTCTGGAACACCACGCCGGCGCGGCGGCTGGGCCGCGTCACGGTTTCTCCCCCCAGGCTGACGTCGCCCTCGGTGGGATGCAGCAGTCCGGCCGCCAGTTTCAGCAGCGTGGACTTGCCGCAGCCGGAAGGCCCCAGCACCGCCACGAATTCGCCCGGCGCGATATCCAGGTCGATGTCCGCCAGCGCCTGTATCCTGCCGCGCCGCGTCGGATAGGTCAGCCCGACGCGCTTGAAGCTCAATGCCGCGCTCATGCACCCGCTCCGTGCGCGGCCGCGGCGGTCGCCAGGAAGCGCTGCACGGCGTCCCAGGATTGCCGGTTCGCCTGGGCGTTGGCCAGCGGCGTGCCGCCGCCGGTCAGCACCACGCCCGCGACGGGATGGGGCTTGGCGATCAGCGTGGTGGGCACGTTGGGCACGCCGATGGCATGGCCGGCGCCCTGGCCGCATACGTGTTCGACCGGCCAGCGGTGGCCGTGGTCCTTGAGCGTGGCGGCGATCTGTTCGCTGAACAGGGTGGAAGGCCAGAAGCCGTCGTCGGTGCCGGAAACCAGCATGACGGGGCCCTGTATCTTTTCCACGGCGATGCGGGCGGCGGCCACGGATGCGGCGTCGCGCAGCGGCGTGTGGAAGGCCGGCGCCTGCCGTACCGGCTGGCCGTCGGTGGGCGTCTGGTTGAAGGCCGCCCAATCGACCTGGGGATTGTCCTGCCAGACATTGCGCAGCGGCTGTCCCTGCCAGGTCCAGGTCGGCGAATCCGGCGCTTCGCCGGGCGCGCCGGCGCGCAGCGTGCCGTGCACCACCGCGCTGGGCACATAGGCGATGGCGGCGTTGACCAGGTCGGGGAAGCGCGAAGCCAGCATCAGCGTCAGCTCGCCGCCGCGCGACTGGCCCGTCACGGCGACGAAGCCGTTGGCGGGGGCCAGGTTGGCGCGCGTCCAGCGCAGGGCTTTTTCGAAGTACTCCAACGGCGTGCGGGAGATATGCGCGGGCAGGCCGGGTGCCTTGAAGTATCCCAGGGCGAATGCCGTGTAGCCATGCGCGGCGTACAGCGCGGCGCGCTGGCGCGGGATGCCGCCGCCGGAGCCGTTCAGCACGATGATGACGGGGCGGGGCTCGGTGCCGGCGGGGCGGAACACGGTCCCCACCAGGCCGTCTTCCTGGATCTCGCGGCGCGTGACGCCTTCCACGACATAACGCTGCACCAGCGTCGCATGGGCGGCCTGGCCATCGGCGCTCTCGGCGTCGATGGCGATGGCCAGCGTGTCCACTTCGTCGCTGCGCGCGGGGTCGGTCGGGGGCTCGATGCGTTTCATGGCCCAGACCGCGGCCATGGCGTCGGCGCCGTCCCAGTCGCCGCTGGCGGGCGCCTGCTTGTCCAGGTCGACCGTGCCGTCGGCGCCGACCGTGAACGTCGCCGCGCTGCGCCAGACGCTGCCGTCCGGGTGGCGCAGTTCGGCGCGCAGGCGCGCCGGCCCTGGCGGAAAGCCGGCCAGGACGATGCGGCGCGCGACGTCGACGGCCGCGTCCGCCGGCTCGACCCGCAGCACGGCGCGGTTACCATGGTCGCCGCTCATTTGGCCGCCTTTGCCTGCGCGCGCACGGCATCGGCATCGAAATCGTTGATCTGCTTGATGAACTCGTTGGAAAAGATCTTGTCCACCGGCACGTTCGCCGACGGATATTCGCCCGCGGCCGCCATGGCCTGGATGCCGGCGGTGATGGCCTTCAGGTCGTAATAGCCGGGCACGCGCGGCTGGCCGGACGGGGTGTAGAGCACGCGCTGCAGGCGCCGGCTGAGCAGCGTGGCCTGGTCCTTCAGCGCCTGGGCCTCGTCGCCAGCCGGCTTGGACTGCGGATTGGCGCGCCAGAAGGCCCGCACGCAGAATTCCGGGTTGGCGACGCAGGCGACCTGCGCCTTGGTGTAGGCGCGGGCGAAGCGCACCATCAGGTCGGGATGGTCGCGGAAGGTGTCCACATGGGCGATGAAGCCGTTGCCCGCGGTTTCGGCGAAGACGGACGGATAGGCGATGCGGCGGATCGGCGTGCCGGACATCTCCAGCATGTCGTTCCAGCTGCTATTGAAGTTCAGCGCCTCCACCTTCCCGGTCTTCAATGCCTGGAAGCCGGCGGCGAGCGCGCCCACGGCCACGTAGTCCACGTCCTTGCCGGGCGTCAGGCCGGCGGTGCGCAGCGCGGCGCGGCCGCCGGGTATGGTGCCCCAGGTCAGCGCGCCGACGCCGATCTGCTTGCCCTTGAAGTCGGCCAGCGTCTTGACGGGCGAATTGGCCAGCACGGCGAATTCCATGGTGTTGCCCGGTACGCCGTTATAGAAGTAGCGTAACGGCAGGATGTCCTTGCCGCTGAAATAGCTGGAGATGACCGGTTCGGATGTCGGATAGCCGAAGGTGACGCGCTTGCTCGCGACCTGCGGCAGCAGGGCGCCCGCGCCCTGGAAGACGATGGTCTTGACCGACAGGTTTTCCTGCTTGAAATAGCCGAGCTCGTCGGCGGCGGCGTAGGGCGCGCCGTCATGCACGGCGGGCGGGATGGCCAGCGCGACGGTGACTTCGTCGACGGCATGGGCAGGCGCCGCGGCCAGGGCGGCGACTAGCCCGCCCAGCGCGATTACGGAGGGGAAACGCATGGAAAGTCCTTTTTTCAGTGGTCGCCCTGGCCCAGGCGGGATGCCGCGTCGCGCAGCAGTTGATTGCGGTCGATCTTGTTGGTGGACGCCAGCGGCAGGTGGTCGACGAACCAGACCTGCCGCGGATGCTGGTAGGCCGGCGCGTGTTCCAGCGCGTAGCGCTTGATCTCTTCGGCGTCGGCGTGGTGGCCGGCGCGCAGGACGATGTAGGCCACCGGTTTCTGGCCCTTGATGTCGTCTTCCACCGGGACGACGGCGGCCTGCTGCACGGCGGGATGCTGTTCCAGCATCTTCTCCACTTCGCCCGGGTAGATGTTTTCGCCGCCGCTGACGAACATGTCGTCGCGCCGGCCGACGAAGGTGTAGAAGCCGTCCGCGTCGCGGCGGAATACGTCGCCGGTCGAATAGTAGCCGTCAGGCGTGAACGGGTTGGCCAGGTCGGGGCGCTGGTGATAGCCCAGCATCAGGCCGGGGCTTTTCATTTCCAGGATGCCCTGGTCGGGGCCGTCGCCCGGTCCGGGCGCCAGGCGCAGCGAGACTTCCGGATGCGCGTGGCCCACGGAGGTCGTCGGCGTCGGCAGGCCTTGCGGATGCGGGCCGAAGACGACCGGACCGCCTTCCGTGGTGCCGAAGGCGTTGATGACGCGCGCGTTGGGCAGCATGGCGTGGATCTGCGCCAGCAGGCTGGCGCTGACCGGCGCCGATCCCATGCGGATCACCTTGACCGACGACAGGTCGGTGCGGGACAGCAGGTCGCGCTCGCGCAGCATCATGGCGATCATCGGCGGCACGGCGGTCAGCCAGGTACAGCGGTAGCGTTCGATGCAGCGGATATAGGCCTGCGCCGTGAACTGCGGCAGCAGCACCGTGGTGGCATGGCTGCCCACCGACAGGAAGGCCAGGGCCAGCGCGTTCATGTGGTACAGCGGCGCGGCGATCAGCGCCCGCTCGTCGTTCAGCGGGGTGGCCTTGCGGCGCGTCTGCACCGTCCACAGATGGCTGGCGTGCGACAGCAGCACGCCCTTGGGCCGTCCGGTGGAGCCGGAGGTGTACAGCATCAGCGCCACGTCGTCCGGCTTGGGACGGTAGGCGGGCTGCTTGCCGGGCCGCAGGAAGTCCTGGAAGGGATCGGCGTGCGCCGAGGCTTCCATGGGTATCGCTTCGAGGCCGGCGGGAAGGCTGGGGCGGCGGGCTTCGTCGAACAGGACGAGGCGGGCGCCGCTGTCTTCCAGGACGAAGGCGATGGTGGAGGCCGGGAACTTGAAGTTCACCGGCACGGCCACTAGCCCGGCGCGCATGATGCCCATCACCGCCGCCACGTAACGCACCGAATTGGCGGACAGCAGCGCGATGCGGTCGCCCGTGGCGTAGCCGCGCGCGCGCAGCGCCTGCGCCACGCCTTCCGCCAATGCATCGAGCTCGGCGTAGGTGTACCGCGCCTCATGCAGTTCGGCGTCCACGCCTATCATGGCGATCCGCGCCGGATCGGCCGACGGATCGATCAGGTCGCCAAGGTTGTACGGTGTATGCATATCAATCGCCTAAAACTGTGCGTTTCACCCGTGCCGCGATGGTGCCGCCGATCGGGGACGCCGCGGATCCGGGTCCCCCGGTCCGCCGGCGTCGCCCCCCTTGGAGGGGGGAAGCGCGCAGCGCTTCGGGGGGTGGGCTTTACTACACAGCCGTGGAGTAGACGCCGCGGCCGCTGGCCACGAGTTTTCCGTCCTTGTCGAAGACCTGCGCTTCGGCGACCGACACCTGCGATCCGAACTTGATGACCTTGCCCTTGGCGGTCAGGTCGCCCTGGAAGGCGGCGCGGTGGTAATCCACGCGCAGGTCGATGGTCGGCACGCCCCGGCCGGTGCTGGAGACCAGCGCCCAGTCGGCCGTCAGGTCCACCAGCGCGGCCAGGATCCCGCCGTGGGTGTAGCCCTTTTCGGCATTGACCACCCACTCCTCGCGCCACTTGGCCTTGAGTTCGATCTCGCCCGTCCCGACGGACAGGACCTCGATGCCCAGCCACTGGTGGTAAGGCCCGCGCAGCAGTTTCGCCTGGATGTCTTCCTTGGTGGGGAGCGTTTTTTCGGTCATGGTTATTTCCGTATCTCTGGTATTCGGTTGTCTGTGTGATCTTCCGTATGGCTTTCCGCATGGCCTTCCGCATGGCTCTCCATGCCGCCGGGGCACCCGCCCCGGACGTGGCCACGGCGCGCGTCAGGGATTGACGATCACCTTGCCCAGCACTTCGCGGTCGCGGATCAGGGCCAGGCCTTCGGCGGCCTGTTCCAGCGGCACGGCGCGGTCGATCAGCGGATCGACGGTGCCTTCCGACACCATGTCCAGCAAGGCCTTCAGGTTCTCGTCGTAGAAGCTGTTCGAACCCTTGATGTTCAGCTCGAAGCTCCACACGTAGCGCAGGTCTTCCTTGGGATCATGGCCGGCCGTCGCGCCGCACACCAGCAGCGTGCCGCCGCGCTTCAGGCACTTCAGCGAAGGCAGCCAGGTATCGCCGCCCGTAAAGTTGATGACCACGTCCACGCCGCCCTCGTAGTTGCGGCGTTGGGGCTTGCCGTACTGGCCGATGGCCCACTTGCTGAAATCCGTTTCGCGGTAGTTGATCAGGTGGTCGGCGCCCAGCGACTTCAAGCCCTGCAGCTTGGAATCGCTGCCGGCGCAGGCGATGACTTCCGCGCCCAGCTGCTTGGCCAGGATGACGCAGGCGGTGCCCACGCCGCCGCTGGCGCCCAGCACCACCACCTTGTCGCCGGCCTTGACCGTGTTGTGCGTGATCAGCATGCGGTGCGCGGTGCCGTAGGCCACCGGCAGGGCCGCGGCATCGTCGAAGCTGACGTTGTCCGGCATGGCGATCAGCTGCCCGGCCGACACCAGGCAGTATTCGGCCATGCCGCCGTCCAGCATCTCGCCCATCAGGCCCTTGCCCTTGTTCAGCGGGTTGACCAGCACGCGGTCGCCAACCTTCCAGCCTTCCACGCCTTCGCCGACTTCGGCGATTTCACCGGCCATGTCCAGGCCGATCACCACCGGCAGCGGCACCTTGATACCGGGCATGCCCTGTACCGTGAACACGTCGTGATAGTTGAACGACGACGCGCGCACGCGGATGACGACGTGGCCCGCCGTGACGGCGGGCACCGGCTTGTCCGTCACGACGTGGAGTTGGTCGAGTCCGCCGTGCTGGTCCAGGACCAGGGCTTTCATGGTTTTGTTCATGGATGCTTTTCCTTTGGTGCCGGCGAAAATGGCCGGGATAACTTGGATTACTTGATGGATTTCGATTGCTGCCAAGGGCCCGTGACGAACAGGTCGTCCTTCAGGGCGCCCTT
It encodes the following:
- a CDS encoding argininosuccinate lyase; translation: MTVATHQARRAGRGSRRLAAAGLLALGLACVRADAANGGASGLHDNFFWLGQFNKASIVMTTEQGILPPDIAQKTARAVAQVIAEGDKPGGKRPGDYLQLEPLITKIAGADATRMHSGRSRQDILATTRRVMLRDRLLDLYEALNQAHASVNALAEKYADAIVPAYTNGVQAQPTTYGHYLLAFSNVLDRDAARLRQVYARVNLSPMGAAALGTSSFPIDRKRLADLLGFDGVVDNSYDAAQFSQIDIGAEAASLASTMALSVGAFVQDIHTQYHQPKPWLMLTEGKLTGTSSIMPQKRNPYALNDVRLAASETVGDAMAALVVAHNVTPGMPDYKRGQAQDAVDSATDMYLKLDEMLGGLVLNRERALAEVDADYSTTTELADVLQRDANVPFRIGHHFASELVSYGRQNNLKPADIPYAEAQRIYAASGKANGVDNAKLPLDEARFRQVLTAQNMIASSKGQGGPQPAEVARMLADAKQRLSVDMTWVQSTRDRLTTAQDNLDRAFDAVANPPAKK
- a CDS encoding LysR family transcriptional regulator, translated to MNNSLRRLDLNLLVTLDALLAEHNVTRAARRLHLAQPTVSVQLARLREVLGDPLLLPGPRGMRPTARADELREPLRLALEALEQAVAPSRPFDPARAEQTWRAAASDYGESTILLPAMAALRAAAPRSRLAILELNPPMLARQADQGDVDLAFHIGAEAPPGLRQRSLFIERYVLAGRKGHPGLKRRPTLAQFCKLDHAIVSADGGGFHGVTDVALARLGMTRRVALSVPHFLFLAAVLASTDLVALVPSRLVLGNHALQVVEPPLEVAGFEMLMLWHERLHRDPAHQWLRDLVARSV
- a CDS encoding NAD(P)H-dependent oxidoreductase, which gives rise to MNVLIVYAHPEPRSLNGAIRDFSVERLRQAGHAVQVSDLYAMRWKAVVDRADNTAARTDARFDVSADSEQAYANGTQSADIAGEQEKLKWADAVILQFPLWWFSMPAILKGWVDRVYACGYAYGVGEHSDTHWGDRYGEGILTGKRAMLVVTAGGWASHYAPRGINGAIDDILFPIQHGILFFPGFDVLPPYVIYRTNRVDAAGFAGIRDTLGQRLDALATTEPIPFRKQNGGDYLIPELTLRPDIAPGQAGTAIHQRQAASRSPRDSQNTTR
- a CDS encoding ABC transporter permease codes for the protein MLKRLDITSFLYPLISVAVLIAIWHWSIQAFAIPDYLLPPPGAVFHALYGGFADGTLWPHIWATLAESLAGYVIGCGLAVLLGALLAESRTFERFLYPLLVGLQAMPKVALGPIILVWFGFGMSSKVVLVALVCFFPLFVNTINGIKRTDTELLDACRAFSASRAYLLLHVKLPAAAGDIFSGLQIGVAMALIGAVVGEFLSAQQGLGYLIASASVSMSLATMFAGVLLLAVIGLAGSMLMRRIHQRVVFWESRGDRDAA
- a CDS encoding ABC transporter ATP-binding protein, which produces MSAALSFKRVGLTYPTRRGRIQALADIDLDIAPGEFVAVLGPSGCGKSTLLKLAAGLLHPTEGDVSLGGETVTRPSRRAGVVFQKPNLLPWKTVLDNVLLPARTMDLPAGPARERARSLLELVSLGGFAGNYPGELSGGMQQRVGIARMLLADPDLLLMDEPFAALDALTREALTLELQRIWSTQRKSVLFITHSIPEAVFLADRVLVMSPRPGRIIEDYRPDLPRPRTLETLGDAAFNAACQHLRRHFTHAQAA
- a CDS encoding acyl-CoA thioesterase/bile acid-CoA:amino acid N-acyltransferase family protein gives rise to the protein MSGDHGNRAVLRVEPADAAVDVARRIVLAGFPPGPARLRAELRHPDGSVWRSAATFTVGADGTVDLDKQAPASGDWDGADAMAAVWAMKRIEPPTDPARSDEVDTLAIAIDAESADGQAAHATLVQRYVVEGVTRREIQEDGLVGTVFRPAGTEPRPVIIVLNGSGGGIPRQRAALYAAHGYTAFALGYFKAPGLPAHISRTPLEYFEKALRWTRANLAPANGFVAVTGQSRGGELTLMLASRFPDLVNAAIAYVPSAVVHGTLRAGAPGEAPDSPTWTWQGQPLRNVWQDNPQVDWAAFNQTPTDGQPVRQAPAFHTPLRDAASVAAARIAVEKIQGPVMLVSGTDDGFWPSTLFSEQIAATLKDHGHRWPVEHVCGQGAGHAIGVPNVPTTLIAKPHPVAGVVLTGGGTPLANAQANRQSWDAVQRFLATAAAAHGAGA
- a CDS encoding ABC transporter substrate-binding protein; protein product: MRFPSVIALGGLVAALAAAPAHAVDEVTVALAIPPAVHDGAPYAAADELGYFKQENLSVKTIVFQGAGALLPQVASKRVTFGYPTSEPVISSYFSGKDILPLRYFYNGVPGNTMEFAVLANSPVKTLADFKGKQIGVGALTWGTIPGGRAALRTAGLTPGKDVDYVAVGALAAGFQALKTGKVEALNFNSSWNDMLEMSGTPIRRIAYPSVFAETAGNGFIAHVDTFRDHPDLMVRFARAYTKAQVACVANPEFCVRAFWRANPQSKPAGDEAQALKDQATLLSRRLQRVLYTPSGQPRVPGYYDLKAITAGIQAMAAAGEYPSANVPVDKIFSNEFIKQINDFDADAVRAQAKAAK
- a CDS encoding class I adenylate-forming enzyme family protein — translated: MHTPYNLGDLIDPSADPARIAMIGVDAELHEARYTYAELDALAEGVAQALRARGYATGDRIALLSANSVRYVAAVMGIMRAGLVAVPVNFKFPASTIAFVLEDSGARLVLFDEARRPSLPAGLEAIPMEASAHADPFQDFLRPGKQPAYRPKPDDVALMLYTSGSTGRPKGVLLSHASHLWTVQTRRKATPLNDERALIAAPLYHMNALALAFLSVGSHATTVLLPQFTAQAYIRCIERYRCTWLTAVPPMIAMMLRERDLLSRTDLSSVKVIRMGSAPVSASLLAQIHAMLPNARVINAFGTTEGGPVVFGPHPQGLPTPTTSVGHAHPEVSLRLAPGPGDGPDQGILEMKSPGLMLGYHQRPDLANPFTPDGYYSTGDVFRRDADGFYTFVGRRDDMFVSGGENIYPGEVEKMLEQHPAVQQAAVVPVEDDIKGQKPVAYIVLRAGHHADAEEIKRYALEHAPAYQHPRQVWFVDHLPLASTNKIDRNQLLRDAASRLGQGDH
- a CDS encoding PaaI family thioesterase; its protein translation is MTEKTLPTKEDIQAKLLRGPYHQWLGIEVLSVGTGEIELKAKWREEWVVNAEKGYTHGGILAALVDLTADWALVSSTGRGVPTIDLRVDYHRAAFQGDLTAKGKVIKFGSQVSVAEAQVFDKDGKLVASGRGVYSTAV
- a CDS encoding zinc-binding dehydrogenase, with translation MKALVLDQHGGLDQLHVVTDKPVPAVTAGHVVIRVRASSFNYHDVFTVQGMPGIKVPLPVVIGLDMAGEIAEVGEGVEGWKVGDRVLVNPLNKGKGLMGEMLDGGMAEYCLVSAGQLIAMPDNVSFDDAAALPVAYGTAHRMLITHNTVKAGDKVVVLGASGGVGTACVILAKQLGAEVIACAGSDSKLQGLKSLGADHLINYRETDFSKWAIGQYGKPQRRNYEGGVDVVINFTGGDTWLPSLKCLKRGGTLLVCGATAGHDPKEDLRYVWSFELNIKGSNSFYDENLKALLDMVSEGTVDPLIDRAVPLEQAAEGLALIRDREVLGKVIVNP